In the genome of Gammaproteobacteria bacterium, one region contains:
- a CDS encoding spermine synthase encodes MLAIQFGASILGVVITAAAFMAGLGLGSLVGVRWRLGGRAALYRFALIEFAVALYALALPWLFQALDAQLGSAAADLDLGAWHALQSFVGFSILFVPALGMGLAFPLVLRALGHRDVPVSVVYGVNTLGGVAGALLPLALLPVLGWMLSFYIVAFIGLSLALAVTLVTRRWPANHSPSVTPDSRRPANTVGLLMYALVGAGALMLEIGWTRLLGMLLLRTEYVMAILLAVFLAGIGLGSLMVRHRFSGAWYSALPVAACLFGLASLWALPWVASWADGARFDSLGQALLEQGLVVAALTLPATVVLGAWLPVLCARLKSEDPGAGAWLYGANSLGAAAGVLLAGLVLVPTVGTSATICIAALLLLLAGMYWARQRRAWALFPLAVLLALPVWSLPEVQRLLPRSQAGVQDLAHFEDALSITHVVAQDDGQRLLLADLRRMDASTEPTAVEAQKNQARLPLLLHPHPKTVLFLGLGTGISAAGALPYPGVAVTAVELSSGAIRSAARWFAPVNNGISTKATILRDDARRYLRGTTARFDLIIGDLFHPDLVGRGNLLSVQQFRRARARLAEGGLFVQWLALNQFDSASLDTVLRSFKQAFPDAQLFVEGFRLALVGPRDTWQGMAAGMKRLRSLTNTTRDALTGGEGLWTWAGRYWGPIKVGTGPVQDEWQPRIEYSLPQARYTRGMDLSQVISHLLSRRPGLKDASTLLGLSGSPEAFERAYVATELALRSWVAGLQQRPAEAARLLRLAYNANPKDRWISFSLADQMFASLEEVVRNGRTRPQALQAILDIRPDHVGALKTLRQLERERGNNKAVSALTQVLHQISPLDNSSRQRSAPRTEP; translated from the coding sequence ATGCTGGCCATTCAATTCGGGGCCAGCATTCTTGGCGTCGTCATCACCGCCGCGGCCTTCATGGCCGGCCTGGGGCTGGGCAGCCTGGTGGGAGTCCGCTGGCGTCTGGGGGGCCGGGCGGCCCTTTATCGCTTTGCCCTGATCGAGTTCGCCGTCGCCCTCTATGCGCTGGCCCTGCCCTGGCTGTTTCAGGCCCTGGATGCACAGCTGGGGTCCGCCGCCGCGGACCTGGATCTTGGCGCCTGGCACGCCCTGCAAAGCTTCGTTGGCTTTTCCATCCTGTTTGTTCCGGCCCTGGGCATGGGCCTCGCTTTTCCCCTGGTATTACGCGCCCTGGGTCACCGTGACGTGCCGGTTTCCGTCGTCTACGGCGTCAACACCCTGGGCGGCGTGGCGGGTGCCCTGCTGCCCCTGGCCTTGCTGCCCGTGCTGGGTTGGATGCTGTCCTTTTATATTGTGGCCTTCATCGGCCTGTCTTTGGCACTTGCGGTGACCCTGGTGACCCGCCGCTGGCCCGCGAACCACAGCCCCAGCGTGACTCCAGACAGCCGTCGCCCCGCCAACACCGTGGGCCTGCTGATGTACGCCCTGGTCGGCGCCGGCGCACTGATGCTGGAAATCGGCTGGACCCGCCTGCTGGGCATGCTGCTGCTGCGCACCGAATACGTCATGGCGATTCTGCTCGCGGTGTTTTTGGCGGGCATCGGCCTGGGCAGCCTGATGGTACGGCACCGCTTTTCCGGTGCCTGGTACAGCGCGCTGCCGGTGGCGGCCTGCCTCTTCGGCCTGGCCAGCCTGTGGGCGCTGCCCTGGGTGGCAAGCTGGGCGGACGGGGCCCGATTCGATTCCCTGGGGCAAGCCCTGCTGGAGCAGGGCCTGGTGGTGGCAGCCCTCACCTTACCCGCCACCGTGGTGCTGGGCGCCTGGCTGCCGGTACTCTGCGCGCGCCTCAAAAGCGAAGATCCCGGTGCCGGCGCCTGGCTCTACGGCGCCAATTCCCTGGGCGCCGCCGCCGGCGTGCTGCTGGCAGGCCTCGTACTTGTCCCCACCGTGGGCACCAGCGCCACCATTTGTATCGCCGCCCTGTTGCTGCTGCTCGCGGGCATGTACTGGGCCCGGCAGCGCCGCGCCTGGGCCCTGTTCCCCCTGGCCGTACTCCTGGCGCTGCCCGTGTGGTCCTTGCCGGAAGTGCAGCGCCTGCTGCCCCGGTCCCAGGCCGGTGTCCAAGACCTCGCCCACTTTGAAGACGCCCTGTCCATCACTCATGTGGTGGCCCAGGACGACGGCCAGCGCCTGTTGTTGGCAGATTTACGGCGCATGGACGCCTCCACCGAACCCACTGCGGTGGAAGCGCAAAAAAACCAGGCCCGCTTGCCGCTGCTGCTGCACCCCCATCCCAAAACGGTGTTGTTTTTGGGCCTGGGCACAGGGATCTCAGCGGCTGGCGCCCTGCCCTACCCCGGCGTGGCTGTCACAGCAGTGGAACTTTCTTCAGGCGCCATTCGCTCGGCAGCCCGGTGGTTCGCGCCGGTCAACAACGGGATTTCGACCAAAGCAACAATCTTGCGCGACGATGCCCGCCGCTATCTGCGGGGCACAACGGCCCGGTTTGATCTCATCATTGGTGACTTGTTCCACCCGGATTTGGTGGGCCGGGGCAATCTGCTGTCAGTGCAACAGTTTCGGCGCGCCCGGGCACGCCTTGCCGAGGGCGGCCTGTTCGTTCAGTGGCTGGCGCTCAATCAATTCGACAGCGCCTCACTGGACACCGTGCTCCGCAGCTTCAAACAAGCCTTTCCCGACGCCCAGCTGTTCGTCGAAGGCTTCCGCCTGGCCCTGGTGGGACCTCGCGATACGTGGCAGGGCATGGCCGCAGGGATGAAGCGCCTGCGGTCACTGACCAACACCACCCGCGACGCCCTCACCGGCGGCGAAGGCCTGTGGACCTGGGCGGGGCGCTACTGGGGCCCCATCAAGGTGGGTACCGGACCGGTTCAGGACGAATGGCAACCCCGCATCGAATACAGCCTGCCCCAGGCCCGCTACACCCGGGGCATGGATTTATCCCAAGTGATATCCCACCTGCTAAGCCGCCGCCCCGGACTCAAGGACGCCAGCACCTTATTGGGACTGAGCGGCAGCCCGGAAGCCTTCGAACGCGCTTATGTCGCCACCGAGCTGGCCCTCCGTTCCTGGGTGGCGGGCTTGCAGCAGCGCCCGGCAGAGGCCGCCCGCCTCTTGCGCCTGGCCTACAACGCCAACCCCAAGGACCGCTGGATAAGCTTCAGTCTTGCAGATCAAATGTTTGCCTCGCTGGAGGAAGTGGTCCGCAACGGCCGCACGCGCCCTCAAGCCTTGCAGGCCATACTTGACATCCGCCCGGATCACGTGGGCGCCCTAAAAACCCTGCGCCAACTGGAACGAGAACGGGGTAACAACAAAGCGGTAAGCGCCCTGACCCAGGTGCTGCACCAGATCAGTCCCCTGGACAACAGCAGCCGCCAGCGTAGCGCCCCACGCACCGAGCCCTAA
- a CDS encoding formylglycine-generating enzyme family protein, translating into MKFNFEKRSKLDEGDIEHRRKFLGATLVTCLVLTFVGGTVHVLSLGSNRMMDMRDKAAYDVSDASAEQKRLRSAGEELYRQAQHEFGKSHAKTYTVEEARALLSPQEWSELAQTVRIAGGEFVMGTDNRRADPQDRPRHKARVQDFEIDLNPVTNAEYARFVAATRHRPPLHWDGGKIPPDLLKHPVTMVSWFDAKSYCEWEGKRLPSEAEWERAARGVDGRRWPWGNKMDPTRLNTYYRIGKTTPVGSFPQGASPDGVLDMAGNVSEWVADDFEPYPDSDAPEDIFRAKFATAPESGAERSMRVVNFVETEERYKVIRGGSWKSDPFSTSAYHRNFSWPQMASDFFGFRCAKDATK; encoded by the coding sequence ATGAAGTTCAATTTTGAAAAACGCAGCAAATTAGACGAAGGAGACATAGAACACCGCCGCAAATTCCTGGGCGCGACCCTGGTCACCTGTCTGGTACTGACCTTTGTGGGGGGGACCGTTCACGTGCTCAGCCTGGGATCCAACCGCATGATGGACATGCGCGACAAAGCGGCCTATGACGTGTCCGACGCCTCTGCAGAACAAAAACGCTTGCGCTCCGCCGGCGAGGAATTGTACCGCCAGGCGCAACACGAATTCGGCAAATCCCACGCAAAAACTTACACGGTGGAAGAAGCCCGGGCCCTGCTCAGCCCCCAGGAGTGGTCGGAACTGGCGCAGACGGTGCGGATAGCGGGTGGCGAATTCGTGATGGGTACGGACAACCGCCGGGCTGACCCCCAGGACCGGCCCCGCCACAAAGCGCGGGTTCAGGATTTTGAAATCGACCTCAACCCGGTGACCAACGCCGAATATGCCCGCTTTGTGGCCGCCACCCGGCATCGCCCGCCGCTGCATTGGGACGGTGGAAAAATCCCCCCGGATCTGCTCAAGCACCCGGTGACCATGGTGTCGTGGTTCGACGCCAAAAGTTACTGCGAATGGGAAGGCAAGCGCCTGCCCAGCGAGGCGGAATGGGAGCGCGCCGCAAGAGGCGTGGACGGGCGGCGCTGGCCATGGGGCAACAAAATGGATCCTACGCGCCTGAACACGTACTACCGTATCGGCAAAACCACGCCGGTGGGCAGCTTCCCCCAAGGCGCCAGCCCGGACGGGGTGCTGGACATGGCGGGTAATGTCAGCGAATGGGTCGCTGACGATTTCGAACCCTACCCCGACTCAGACGCCCCGGAGGATATTTTCCGGGCCAAATTCGCCACCGCACCGGAGAGCGGCGCCGAGCGCTCCATGCGTGTGGTGAATTTCGTGGAAACTGAAGAGCGTTACAAGGTGATTCGCGGCGGCTCATGGAAAAGCGACCCCTTTTCCACCTCCGCCTATCATCGTAATTTTTCCTGGCCCCAGATGGCCTCCGACTTTTTCGGATTCAGGTGCGCAAAAGATGCAACGAAATAA
- a CDS encoding XRE family transcriptional regulator has protein sequence MHFPKRLVTLRKAQGYTQQSLANAVGMHVNQIKKYESGTAQPTLSALIKLAQVLHVSLDDLVFEEGERGPDEDLRLQFEAISRMPPEEKQIIKALLEGMIIKHQTKQLVGNLSS, from the coding sequence ATGCACTTCCCGAAACGACTCGTTACCCTGCGCAAGGCGCAGGGCTACACCCAGCAAAGCCTGGCGAATGCCGTGGGCATGCATGTGAACCAGATCAAGAAGTACGAGTCCGGTACCGCACAGCCGACCCTGAGCGCCCTGATCAAGCTGGCACAGGTGCTCCACGTCAGCCTGGACGACCTGGTCTTCGAGGAGGGCGAGCGGGGACCGGATGAGGATTTGCGGCTTCAGTTCGAGGCGATCTCGCGCATGCCGCCAGAGGAAAAGCAGATTATCAAGGCACTGCTGGAAGGAATGATCATCAAGCACCAGACCAAGCAACTGGTCGGCAACCTCAGCAGCTGA
- a CDS encoding cytochrome c yields MRAGEKGIIIGIVVVVLGMAGYRATQVLKGEKDPGIPFYTTATPELKRQAELIYKENKCSACHSLWMVRSIMENVPAPRLDGIGSLKDEAWFYRYLSAENPQEILPSRLKQEYQMPSYAHLPEEQRRALAAYLASLKVEDWYLEETRRTEFEKLRGKGERYVEEQ; encoded by the coding sequence ATGCGGGCCGGTGAAAAAGGCATAATCATCGGCATCGTCGTGGTGGTGCTGGGCATGGCGGGATATCGCGCCACTCAGGTTCTAAAAGGCGAAAAGGACCCGGGTATTCCCTTCTACACCACCGCCACGCCGGAGCTGAAACGGCAGGCGGAACTGATTTACAAAGAAAACAAATGCTCCGCCTGCCACTCCCTGTGGATGGTACGCAGCATCATGGAAAACGTACCCGCCCCAAGGCTGGACGGTATCGGCTCGCTCAAGGATGAAGCTTGGTTTTATCGCTACCTCTCAGCGGAAAACCCCCAGGAAATTCTTCCCTCCAGGCTCAAGCAGGAATATCAAATGCCCTCTTACGCGCATTTGCCCGAAGAGCAGCGCCGTGCACTCGCGGCCTACCTCGCCAGCCTCAAAGTGGAGGATTGGTACCTGGAAGAAACCAGGCGCACCGAATTTGAAAAGCTCAGGGGCAAGGGCGAGCGCTACGTGGAAGAACAATGA
- a CDS encoding type II toxin-antitoxin system RelE/ParE family toxin, translated as MVIWSDPARADLRSIYDFIAHDSMHYARKVTQDIVAKTDVLNELPRMGKIVPELGNDAIRELSLYSYRILYEIKAPDVIVLAVIHKRRDFQPEMIEQ; from the coding sequence ATGGTGATCTGGTCGGACCCGGCCAGGGCCGATCTGCGCTCCATCTACGATTTCATTGCCCACGACTCCATGCATTATGCCAGAAAGGTTACCCAGGATATCGTGGCCAAGACCGATGTCCTCAATGAACTGCCGCGCATGGGCAAGATAGTGCCGGAACTCGGTAACGATGCCATCCGCGAGCTGTCGCTGTACTCCTACCGCATCCTCTACGAAATCAAGGCACCGGATGTTATCGTGTTGGCGGTGATTCATAAGCGACGAGACTTTCAGCCGGAGATGATTGAACAGTAA